A portion of the Jaculus jaculus isolate mJacJac1 chromosome 5, mJacJac1.mat.Y.cur, whole genome shotgun sequence genome contains these proteins:
- the LOC101615611 gene encoding 40S ribosomal protein S2-like — protein MKIQSLEESYLFSLPIEESEITDFFLGTFLKDEVLIMPVQKQTCAGQWTRFKTFVAIGDYNGRVGLGIKCFKAVATAIRGAIILAKLSIVPVPRGYWGNKMGKPHTVPCKVTGCCGSVLVHLLPAPRGTGTVSVPVPKKLLLMASIDDCHTSARGCTATLGNFAKATFDAISKTYLTPDLWKETVFTKSPYQEFTDHLEETHTGVSVQRIQDPAVATT, from the coding sequence ATGAAGATCCAGTCCCTGGAGGAGAGCTATCTGTTCTCCCTGCCCATCGAGGAGTCTGAGATTACCGACTTCTTTTTGGGCACATTCCTTAAGGATGAGGTTTTGATCATGCCAGTGCAGAAGCAGACTTGCGCTGGCCAGTGGACCAGGTTCAAGACTTTTGTCGCCATTGGGGACTACAATGGTCGTGTTGGCCTGGGTATCAAGTGCTTTAAGGCGGTAGCCACTGCCATTCGAGGGGCCATCATCTTGGCCAAGCTCTCCATTGTCCCTGTCCCGAGAGGCTACTGGGGGAACAAGATGGGTAAGCCCCACACAGTCCCCTGTAAAGTGACAGGCTGCTGTGGTTCTGTGCTGGTGCACCTTCTTCCTGCCCCCAGGGGCACTGGCACTGTCTCTGTCCCTGTGCCCAAGAAGCTACTGCTGATGGCTAGTATTGATGACTGCCACACTTCAGCCAGGGGCTGcactgccaccctgggcaacttTGCTAAGGCCACCTTTGATGCCATCTCCAAGACCTATCTGACCCCTGACCTCTGGAAAGAGACTGTGTTCACCAAGTCTCCctaccaggaattcactgaccATCTTGAGGAAACCCACACAGGAGTCTCAGTGCAGAGGATTCAGGATCCAGCTGTGGCTACCACTTAG